GCCCCGCACACTTACATTTTCACAGCACATGGGATGGACGGTCCAGCAGGGGGAATTGCGGATGGTAACATCCTCAATTGCCACATCCTTACAGCCCATAAAGCTGATGGTACGCGGACGCACTAAATCGCTTTTCCCTTTGTGCCACCAGTTTTCGCCTCTGCCGTTGATGGTGCCTCTGCCCTTTACGGTTATGTTCTGACAATTCAGGGCAGAAATCAGCCCCCAGTGTCCGTTACGGGTATACCCCTCAACCTCGGTTATCATGGGAAAATCTTCATAATCCGCACTGCCTAAAAGGGTTGCGCCTGCATCCAGCTCCAAGCACATATTGCTGTAAAGGAAGATGGTGCCTGTTACATATTCACCTGCAGGAAAGTAGATGGTTCCGCCCCCTGCGTCGCGGATTTTTTTAGTTAAAAGATTAAGGCTTGCGGTATTATTGGTTACACCGTCGCCTGTAATCTGAAAGTCCGTTACATTGTATTGCATAGCTTTTGCCCCCTTTTCGTCTATTTTATCACAAAAACAGCTTCTTTTCCTTTGAAAATTTGATTTTCTTTTCAAAAATCATGAATTTTTTGATTCAAAAAGCAATTTTACGCCGATTTCACCCACCAAATCCGGGTCATGAAACAGCACGGGGATATAAGACGGCTTTCGGTATTCTGTAAGAAATGCACGGCTTTTTTCCAAATCCACACTGCTTCCCGTAACCAGATTCAGGGTAAGATTCTCCTTAGAATAACACTCGTCACCGCAAAGCACAATTTGTTTTTCGCCAAAAGAAATCAGCACCACCGACGAACCCTTACCGTGTCCGCCAATGTGGCGCACCAAAACGCCCTTTGCGATTTCCTTTTCACCGGCAAAAAGCTCTGTGCGGTTATCTTTAAGATAGCTTTCTCCCTGTTCAAATGCCTCTTTTTGAATGTGCACCGTGGCATTTTTGTAATAGTGCACCGCATCAATATGGTCGTGGTGGCTGTGGGTCAGAATAATTTCGTCAATTTCGTTCCGGGGGACGCCAAACGCTTCCAGCACCTCCACAGGCTTTTGAAATGCAAACAGCGGAAACCCGGGCATGGTATCACAGCCCACATCGATCAGAATTTTTTTGTTTTCGGTTTCCAGCAGGAAAAAAAGCAGGCTGATGGGCTGTTTCTTTTCCTTTGCACCGCCTTCAAAAATCATGGATTCTGCAAGCTCGGTTTTGCCGTATTGCAGGGCATATAATTTCATAAGTGCACCTCATTGAAAGCATCTACATTTTCCTTAAGGAAGGTAAGAAGCTTATCTGCAATGGCTTCATAGCCCTCGCTGTTAAAGTGTACGCCGTCGGTTTGCTTTTCGGGCATTTTTTCGGTAACCGCGTATACGTCAATCACCTTTAAATGATACTTTTCCGCAAGAGAAATAACCGCTTCGTTTCGCGCAAGCACACGGGCGTTGCGCTCGGGGTCTGCAAGATAAGACGACAGCACCAAAAAAACAGGCGTGTCGGGGAAAAAACTGATTAAGAACTGCACCATTTTTTCATAATATGCCTTGTATTCGGTAGAATCCTCCAAATGCCAGCCGTGCAGACCGTTGTTAAACAGCACCGCGTCCCGACGGGCTTCCTGCTTTGCAAAAAGTGCTATCGCATCGCAAAAAAACGGATTATCAAGCCCCTTTGAGGTGCCGAACCCGTCAAATAAAATCTGCTCCTCCGAACGCAGGGTTGCCACACGTCTTGTGCCGCAGGAAATGGAGTCGCCGATATACAAAACCCGGTTGCGCTCTAAGTTTTTCGCCCGGTCAATCCACACATTGTCCCATTCATAGCCCTCGTATTTTTCTGTTCCGTTTTCTCGTTCGTAAGTAAATTCCATTTTTAATCACCTTTCTTTATTTTGATAATCGCGCTTTCCGATACCCGGTGGGGGAAAGGGAAAAACGCTCTTTAAAATGCCTTTCAAAATTTGCATAATCATAAAAGCCCGACTCAAAGCAGATGTCCGTAACCGTCATATCGGAATACTCCAGCAGTTTTCTGGCATAATCATAACGGACGGTACTTAAATATTCCTTAAAATTCACACCGCATTCCTTTAAAAAAAGACTGCTCATGTAAGAGGGCGTGACCGATGCGGCAGAAGCGATATCCGAAAGCCCGATATCCTCCCGGAAATGGTTTTGGATATACAGCATAGCCTTTTGCGTTCTTGTCATATAGCCGTGCTTGTGGGTGTTGTTTATCCGGCATATCTTCCCTAAAATGCTGTTTAACAAATAAAAACTGTATGTATCATCATTTTCAGCCGAGGCAAGGTTTAACTCATGCATCACGCCTGCAAGATAATCTGCATCTTCATCCGAAAGGTGGACGCTGTCCGAATCAAACACGGTTGAAAGCTTAAACAGCATATCGTTGTCGCAGACCTCGCCCATAAACATTAAGGTGATGACCTGCGCGCCCTCGGTGACAACCTTGTGAAAGTTCACAGGCGTCATAAAAAACAACATGTTTTTCTCGATGTTCCGCTCCACCCCGTCTATGATATAACTTCCGCTTCCGGACAGAATCAGTTCCATCTCATAAAACTCATGCCAATGGGTGGGATAACTGCTGATAAACTTTTCCTTGACCATGATTTTTTCGTTTTTGATTTTCTGCAGCTTGGTATATCTGTCTATCATATCTTCACCCCCCTTGTTCAATTTTACAGCATAATCGTAAAAAAAGCAATACTTTTCCATAAATTTGCAATGCAAGGTCAAAAAAAAGATGGTATAGTATAGCCGTACAGAAAAAAGGAGGCATCTTACAATGAAACTTTTTATTGACACAGCAAACATTGAAGAAATTAAAGAAGCAAACGAGCTTGGTGTAATCTGCGGTGTAACCACCAACCCGTCCTTAATTGCAAAAGAAGGCAGAGATTTTAAAACGGTCATTGACGAAATCACATCTATTGTAGACGGCCCGATATCTGCTGAGGTTATCAGCACAAAGGCAGAGGGCATGGTGGAAGAAGCCGTTCCGCTGGCAAACATGCATAAAAATATTGTAATCAAAATTCCCATGACTGCAGAAGGGTTAAAAGCGGTCAAAAAGCTTAGTGCTATGGGCATTCATACAAATGTAACTTTGATTTTCTCGGCGGCACAGGCATTGCTTGCCGCCCGGGCAGGCGCAACCTATGTCAGTCCGTTTTTAGGCAGACTGGACGACATCAACGCAGACGGTCTTGGCTTGATTTCGGACATTGTGCAGATTTTTGAGGCACATGCCATTTCCACCGAAATTATTTGTGCCAGCATCCGCAGTGCAGGACATGTAACCGAAGCGGCAAAGCTTGGTGCGGACATCGCAACCGTGCCGTATAAGGTGATTTTGCAGATGCTTCAACATCCGCTTACCGATGCAGGCATCGAAAAATTCTTAAAGGATTGGGAAGGGCATTTAAATCGATAACAATAGCCTTGACGGCAACACGCTTTTGTGATACAATCAAGCAGGCGAAAAAATTTAAATGAGGTGGATGTATGACGTCAATTGAAATTTTTGGGCATGCTTTGGGCATATTTGCCATGGCGTGGGGCTTTTGTACCCTACAGATTAAAGATGCAAAACGCATGATGCTGTTTTATGTGTTCCTGTGTCTGTTTTTCGGGATTCATTATTTGTGTCTGGGGGCGTTTGTGGGCTTTTGCATGAACATGGTTGGTGTTTTGCGGAATGCAGTATACTATTTCGGCTATAATGTAAAATGGTTACAGCATCGTGCGGTACCGATTGTGTTTACGGTCATCTGTGGTGTTTTAGGCTTTATTTTCCGGGAAAACAATACATATGCTTTTCTG
This genomic window from Clostridia bacterium contains:
- a CDS encoding MBL fold metallo-hydrolase, whose amino-acid sequence is MKLYALQYGKTELAESMIFEGGAKEKKQPISLLFFLLETENKKILIDVGCDTMPGFPLFAFQKPVEVLEAFGVPRNEIDEIILTHSHHDHIDAVHYYKNATVHIQKEAFEQGESYLKDNRTELFAGEKEIAKGVLVRHIGGHGKGSSVVLISFGEKQIVLCGDECYSKENLTLNLVTGSSVDLEKSRAFLTEYRKPSYIPVLFHDPDLVGEIGVKLLFESKNS
- a CDS encoding helix-turn-helix domain-containing protein, translated to MIDRYTKLQKIKNEKIMVKEKFISSYPTHWHEFYEMELILSGSGSYIIDGVERNIEKNMLFFMTPVNFHKVVTEGAQVITLMFMGEVCDNDMLFKLSTVFDSDSVHLSDEDADYLAGVMHELNLASAENDDTYSFYLLNSILGKICRINNTHKHGYMTRTQKAMLYIQNHFREDIGLSDIASAASVTPSYMSSLFLKECGVNFKEYLSTVRYDYARKLLEYSDMTVTDICFESGFYDYANFERHFKERFSLSPTGYRKARLSK
- the fsa gene encoding fructose-6-phosphate aldolase — translated: MKLFIDTANIEEIKEANELGVICGVTTNPSLIAKEGRDFKTVIDEITSIVDGPISAEVISTKAEGMVEEAVPLANMHKNIVIKIPMTAEGLKAVKKLSAMGIHTNVTLIFSAAQALLAARAGATYVSPFLGRLDDINADGLGLISDIVQIFEAHAISTEIICASIRSAGHVTEAAKLGADIATVPYKVILQMLQHPLTDAGIEKFLKDWEGHLNR
- a CDS encoding YgjV family protein; translation: MTSIEIFGHALGIFAMAWGFCTLQIKDAKRMMLFYVFLCLFFGIHYLCLGAFVGFCMNMVGVLRNAVYYFGYNVKWLQHRAVPIVFTVICGVLGFIFRENNTYAFLMIAGLTINSFCLSFKNTQNIRKSILVTSPMVLIYNLLVPSWGGAIYESFAILSALIGIFKNKE